The Hymenobacter volaticus sequence CCCGTTGAGCACCCGCCCTGACTGCTGGATGGCAAATTGCTCCTGGTAGGCGTAGGATGCAATGTTACCGTTGCCCAGAGCTCCGTATGAGCCCCGGATTTTCAGCTCGGAAATCAGGTCCGGCGACACTTTCCAGAACCCTTCATTAGATACCCGCCAACCCGCCGAAAACGACGGAAAATAGGCATAACGCTGGTTCTGTGGAAACTTCGAAGAGCCGTCGTAGCGGCCACTGGCTTCGAGCAGGTACCGCTCCTTGAACGAGTAGTTGAGCCGGTAAAAGCCCCGAGGATGTTCCACCGCTCCCAGCCGCCCTGCGTGGTAATGGCCTGACCGAGGGCTAGGTTGAGGTCGGAGGCGTCCGGGTAAATCAGGCCGTTGCGCTGGGTTTGCAGGGCTTGGTAGGTGGATTGCTCGTAGTTGTAGCCCACCATGGCCTTGAAGTAATGCGCCTCGTTGAACGTGGCCTCGTACTCGCCGAAGAGGTTGGCTGCCAGGTAGCGGGTCTGACGGTAGTTGCGCAGCAAGTCGTTGGTGTTGGTGCCTACGTACTCAATCACGCCGGGCTTGCGGCTGTAAGGCACCGGCACCCGGGTTTGGGTGCGCTCGTTGTCGGTGTTGCGGAACGTGAAGTTGCCGTTGAGCCGCAGTTTGTCCTGGAAGAAGTGCGCCAGAAAGCCGGTGGTGTTGCGCGTAACTCGTTCATCGAAGTCGATGCCGTTTTTGCCGTACCAAAAGTCGCCCACCGTGTAGGCCGCCGAGTAGCTGAGCGTGCCGTCGGGATTGAACATGGGCGCCATGGTGTGGCCTTCGTCGGCAATGTTGCGCCAGATGCTGCCGCCTTCGCCCACGTTGAGCGGGTTGTGGTAGCGCATGCTAGAGTAGTCGGTGTTGTTGTCGATGCGCAGCCAGGGAAATAAGTCGATAGACCCCTTCGCCCGGAAGTTGTACATGCGGTAATCGTCGGAATTGTAGCGAAACAACCCGTCCTGATTGAAGTAGCGGCCGGTGGCGTAGAAGCTGGCCTTGCCGCTGTTGCCCGACACCGACACGTTGTGTTCGGTGGAGCTGGTGCGTTTTTTATACAGCTCTTTGTACCAGTCGGTGTTGTCGTAGTACACGTACTCGCCGTTGTCACCTACTTCCACCTTAGGCAAGCTTGGGTCTTCGGCGCGCCGCTTGAATTCGGCCAGGTACTGGGGCGAGAACCGCACGGTTTTGTTGACGTTCTGCGGCGTTTGCGAGTAATTGCTGCCCGCCGACCACGCCTCGTTGAACATCGTGGCGAACTGGTAGCCGTCGGTCACGAAATCGGGTACCGTGGTAGGACTCTTAATGGCCTGGTTGAACGAGTAGGCCACGCTGGTTTTGTCTTTGGCCGGGGCCTTGGTGGTGATGAGTACCACCCCGAAAGCCCCCCGGGCTCCGTAAATAGCCGCCGCCGAGGCATCTTTCAGCACCGACACGGTCGCCACGTCGTTGGGGTTAATTCGGCTTGGGTCGCCTTCCACCCCATCAATCAGCACCAGTGCGTTGCCGCCCTGCCCGATTGAGGTCGTGCCCCGAATATTATAGGCCGGCGACTGGGTGGGCTTACCGTCGCCGGGCACCAGGTTCAGGTTGGGTAGTACACCTTGCAGGCCCTGCGTCAGGTTCGGCACCGAGCGGTTTTCCAACACTTCCGCTCCTACTTGGTCTACGGCCCCGGTCAGGTTCACCTTCTTTTGGGTGCCGTAGCCGACTACTACCACTTCATCGAGGGCCTTGCTGTCCTGGCTGAGCGTAACGTTGATAGTCGCGCGCTGATTGATAGACACTTCCTGCGACTGAAATCCCAGAAATGACACCACTAACGTGGTGGCTTCGGCCGGTGCCGACAAGCTGTAGTTGCCAGCGTTATCGGTGGCGGTACCGGCCGAGGTGCCTTTCACCAGAATGGTAACGCCCGGCAAACCTTCCCCAGCTTTGTCGGTCACCCGGCCCGTGATGCTCTGCGCTTGCTGCGAGAAGGCCGGGACGCTGGCGCACACTGCCACCGGCAACAGAAAACTGCGTTGCCAGTTAAAAAAAACCGTAGATGTTTTCATGCACTCGTTGGTATTATTTGATGACAAAGCGTACTCCAGCGCCAACACGTGGGGCGCCTGCTTCACAGAAAGAAATACCTTATTTAATCGGTCGCCGCAACGCCGTAGCATCTACTTATTTTTAGCTTAAGTAGCATGCTGACCCATCTGAATCCTATTCTATTAGTTGATCGTGCAAATATAAAGGGCAGGAACAAGCCATGTTTTGTTCTAACTATAGTTGACAAATTGGTAACACAAACACCGCAATAACTTTTTGCACAAATAACAGTAGCGTAATCTCGGAGTACTCAAAGACGAGTAAGCGCTTAACAGCAGTAGGAAGCAAGAGCTAGTCATCTTCCAACTGTTCTATAAATAGGCAGGGGTGTACAACCGCCAAAAGCAATTGCACACCCCTGACCGATTAGTACTACGAGACGAAGCGACTACTTCACTACCGTCGCTTCCAACTCGACTTTCAATGTTTCAAAAAGGCTTTTCACTTCAAACAGCGTACTGGCCTGCTTGACGTTATGCCTAGCTATCCAGTCTTGAAAGACGTCAAAACAGGCGAACAGCTCAGTTGATGAAGTGGTGTAAATATTCAAGCGCACAATTCCTTGGCATTCGTAGCCGGCTTCGCTGATGACTTGCTCTAGATTGTGCAGGGCTTGCAGTAGTTGGGTTTTCATGTCGGCAGTACTTGATTGCCCTGCCGCGTTGATAGCCGCTTGGCCAGAGCAGTAGAGCGTGCCTGTTTCCTGTTTCACTTCAACGGCTTGCACATAACTGCGGGAAGCCTGCCACTGCCAGGGATTAATGATCTGTTTTTCCATTTGCTTTGCTTTTTGCCGTTTACAATGTGGCCTGCAAAGCTCCCGGGAATAACGGCAAATCGACGTGACCCAGATCACTAATTCCGTGTGCTCGAAGTCACACGAACACCCTTAGCAAAAAGCCGGCTGCGGATTCGGCACGCAGCCAGCAGCTACCCGCCTGCCAAAACGGATGAAGGCTAGCTTTCCTGCTCGCTCATCACCAACACCTGTCGATCCGGCCTCTCCTTTATACACACCTTTGAGACCCCACGTGAGTAACGAAGCACATCAAGTTTCACCGCGCGGGCAGCAATCCGGAACGAGGTTGCACCTCTCCCCTACCCCACGACGAGGCGCCCTGCCGTACAGATAAGGCGATTTGCGCTTTTTTACCGTTAGTGCTGGCAGCTCCGCAGCCACTGCTCGGCTTCCGCCACCGAATGAAAAATCTGCAACTCCAGCAGCCCGACCACGTGGGTGGGAAAACGTAGCGTTAAACTGTCGGTGCGTGTGTCGGCCTGTACCACGTGGGCAACGTAGCGCAGTCCTAAACGGAAAGCGTGGGGCACCCACGCCCGTTGCAGCCACTCCACCGAATCAAACCAAGGGCCGCGCAACGCTAAGTTGTCGTTGAGCAGGTAAGGGCAACGCAATGGCTGCACGTTGTGTAGATACTGTTCGGCCCCGCGCATGGCTTCGAGCGGGTCCACGTACCCACTCCATGTGGCCCGTAGCCAGCCGTTCTTTTCTTCGTAAGTGAGCGTGCACCGACTCCCGTCGGCATCAGATAAAGAATGAAGCAGCATGCGTGGGTAATCCTTGCGGTAAGATTCGGGATAAGAGAATGCGTTGCTTGAAGTGCACGCGTGGCGAGTACGGTAGAAGTTCTCGGCCGCGAAGCTAGTTAAGACTACATTAAAATGGCTCTACGCGCATCACTAAGCAGCGAACGGCCGAGACAATAAGACGCGTCTCTGGCTCGCGGCACAAAGGTGTTTTGCCTCCAAACGTGCAACAAGTGGCGAATACGGAATATCTCGGTGCGATAACTACGGAAAAACGCCTTTCGGTGCGACACACAAGGATTATAACTCAACGGCAGATTTAAGCTGCTTCCCGGTTGCCGGTTCGGTACGGAACCATGCCCGCTGCCTTTTTCACTCCAAGCGCTGCATACTTTTTACATTAGCTTGTCTTGTCCCTCGTTACCTTCTCCATGCGCATCTTCCTGAACACGTTGCGGTTGCTTTTAGTCGGCAGCTTACTACTCCCCTGCTACGGGGTAGCCCAGAACCAGACGCCCCGGCCTATTCGAGAGAATGTGCCCTTGGATTCTATCCGGTTAAGTGACCCGTTTGTCTTGGCCGACCCTAAGACCAAGACTTACTACATGACCGGCACGGGCGGCCTCGTGTGGCAGAGCAAAGACCTAAAGCGCTGGCAAGGCCCGTATCCGGTCGCCCAGCCGGACCCTACTTCCTGGATGGGCCCCAAGCCCATGATTTGGGCCGCCGAAATCCATTTTTATCGCGGTCGGTACTATTATTTCGCCACCTTCACCAACTCCGCGCTCAAGATTGACACCGTTCAGGGCAAGCCAGTTGAGCGCCGGGCCAGTCACGTCCTGGTCAGCGACCAACCCCTTGGTCCCTACGCTCCCCTGAATCAGGCGCTCTACTTACCGGCCAACAAGTCGACCTTGGACGGCACCTTTTGGGTGGAACCCGACGGCAAACCCTACCTCATCTACTGCCACGAATGGCTGCAGAACCTAAACGGTACCGTTGAAAAGATTGCCTTGAAGCCGGATCTGAGTGGAACCGTTGGGGCCGGTCAGATTTTGTTCCGAGCCAGTGACTCGCCCTGGAGCCGGGAAAAAGATGCCACCGGCCATGACCGTCCGAATAAGGTAACCGATGGTCCTTACCTGTTTCGGACCCGGACCGGGCGGCTGGGTATGCTCTGGACCAGTTGGGTGTACGATGTGTATACGCAGGGGGTGGCGTATTCCACCAGTGGCAAGTTGGATGGTCCCTGGCAGCAAGAACCCACCCCTATCACCCCACCCAACTACGGGCACGGCATGTTATTTCGCACTTGGGAAGGCAAGACGCTGATGGCCCTGCACAGTCACAAGGATATCAACGGCCGATACGTGCGTATTCCCCAATTGCTGGAAGTAGACCTGTCTGGCAACAAGCTTGTGGTCGGCAAGCCGTACCGGC is a genomic window containing:
- a CDS encoding RidA family protein, with the protein product MIWVTSICRYSRELCRPHCKRQKAKQMEKQIINPWQWQASRSYVQAVEVKQETGTLYCSGQAAINAAGQSSTADMKTQLLQALHNLEQVISEAGYECQGIVRLNIYTTSSTELFACFDVFQDWIARHNVKQASTLFEVKSLFETLKVELEATVVK
- a CDS encoding glycoside hydrolase family 43 protein, with the protein product MRIFLNTLRLLLVGSLLLPCYGVAQNQTPRPIRENVPLDSIRLSDPFVLADPKTKTYYMTGTGGLVWQSKDLKRWQGPYPVAQPDPTSWMGPKPMIWAAEIHFYRGRYYYFATFTNSALKIDTVQGKPVERRASHVLVSDQPLGPYAPLNQALYLPANKSTLDGTFWVEPDGKPYLIYCHEWLQNLNGTVEKIALKPDLSGTVGAGQILFRASDSPWSREKDATGHDRPNKVTDGPYLFRTRTGRLGMLWTSWVYDVYTQGVAYSTSGKLDGPWQQEPTPITPPNYGHGMLFRTWEGKTLMALHSHKDINGRYVRIPQLLEVDLSGNKLVVGKPYRP